In the Candidatus Dependentiae bacterium genome, AAAAATACTACCAACGCTTTTTAAACAACGGCAAAAATATTGTCCTGGTTGGAGTAGAATTTAGCATGCACGAGCGCAACATTACGGAGTGGCTTGTTGATTCTATTTCATAATATTTTATAGAGAAAATAAAGACGAGGATCTCTTTATGCCTTCAATTCAAAATCTTTTAGTATTCCAATATCTTTTTGCACAAGAAAAAGATTCAAACATCTCTTTTATGACTAAAATCTGCTTTTTAGGAATCAGCATTGGAACCTTTGCACTCATGCTCACGCTCATTATCACCAACGGATTTGAAAAAGTAATTCATGAAAAAATGCAAGGCATTAATGCACAAATCATTATTTCAAGTCCTGGAAATCAGCTCAACTACACCGATATTCAAAAGACACTGCTCCATGAATACCCAGACCTTTTAGCAGGCATCAGTGGAACAACGCTTAAACAAGTAATTATTGATCACAACAAACAACAAACGGTTCTTTTAGTCAAAGGAATTGATCCTGAGCAAGAATCGAGCGTTACATCGCTTAGAGAAAAAATTATTCAAACAGCTACGCAAAGCATAATTTTAGATAAAACGACATCACCAGCACTTGCTCAAGTTTTAAGAGAAAACAGTATTTTAATTGGTTATAAAATGGCGCAGGAGCATCGGCTCAAAGTTGGTCAGAGCATCGATGTCCTCATCCCAGAGCCAACCGGCAAACGACGTATTGCACTGAGTAAAAAGAAAGTAATAATTGGTGGAATTTTTAAAGTTGGCCTGGAAGAGTATGATAACAATCTAGCGTTTGCCTCTCTGTCTTGGCTTGGAAAAACCTTTGACGAACAAGGTGTTGATGCCATAACGATTAAACTAAAAACGAATGAACAAACCATTTGGTCAAAAATAAAAAATATTTTTCTCCCGATTAACCACGAACAACAGGCTATTCAGGAACTCAAAACAAGACTCCCACACCTGACTATCAATTCATGGAAGGACCTGTATCCAGCACTTGTTTCATCACTCAAGCTTGAAAAATATGTCATGTTTTTTATCCTAGCGCTCATCACACTGGTCGCCAGCATGAATATGATTTCATTACTTTTTATGCAAATTCAACAAAAACAGCGTGACATTGCTATCTTGAAAGTCATGGGGCTTTCTCAACGTAAAATTCGTGGCATCTTCCTGCGCCTTGGGCTGCTCATCACCCTACTCGCATCAACCTGCGGACTCCTACTTGCTTTCATTGCAGGGTACATTTTGGAACATTACCCCTACATTGAACTGCCCGACGTCTATTACGTTTCATACCTACCGGCACGAATTGATGGGGAAATTTTCATTGTTGTCTTTATTGCAACCATGCTGCTTGGCTTTTGCGCCACATGGTTTCCTGCGCAACGTGCACAGCGCATTAACATTGCACAAGTGTTGCGACATCAATAAAAAAGGGCCGTACACAAATTGTGTACGGCCCCCATGCATTCAACGTTTATGCACATTGAAATGTCAGATTATATACCAGGAACAACCGTTCCAAGTAAGCGCTTACCAGTCCAAGCAAGTATATTAACTATGGACTGATTCATATCAGCTGATGCGCTTTCGCTAAAGCCGTTATATGCAATTTCCATAAGTGTAGTGATCATGCTGTACGGAACATATACCGCAAGACTTGTCACCTGTGCAGCATCATAGCCACCTGGTACAGCTTCAGTAATAATTGCTGCCGCAACAACAAGAACAACGTATGCTTTTACAAATGGACAAAATGGTTTTAATACCGTCTCCCAAACTGGGCTGACAACGTAATCTTTAATGATCCCCATTGCAGTTGGATCTTTTTTCTTTTTAGGTGCAAACTTCTTAGCAATGCTTTCAAGTGCTTTAAGTATTCCTTCATTTGCTTGAATAGTTTGAAGCGCAATTCTATTTTTTAATGCATCTTCAGCTTGCGGCTGACCATTTTGATTTATCAATTTTTTGAGTGCAGCTTCAATTGCCTTGTCTTTCAAAGCAGTTTCAACCGCTTGAGCAACGACATCTTGCTCTGGCATAACAACCAATGCATGAGGATGAGCTTGGTCTTTACCCTGAACGGTAAGCCCGAAACCTGCAATAACTATTACAAGCATAATTTTAATAAAATTCTTCATATAAACCCCCACGGTTTTTAAGAATAACATCCACTTTGTCTATGAGATACGTTGAGTAATCATCAGCTCTTAACAATCAAAGCTGTCTTAATAAACTTGTTATTTTAAGCTTACCAGTAAATAATAAGAAATAAAAACGCCACAAGGCGACATTGTGCCTTGTGGCGAAATTTATTAATTTACTCAATCTGAATTTATAAAATTAGTCTAAATCTGAATCTGAGTCTGAATCAAATGCAGCCCCAAAAGGATCAGCTACCACCGGTTCTACATTATCAGCTACCACCGGTGCTACATTCGCACCACGATGACGAATGTAATTAATTGCCCTACGAACGGGTATTTGCTTAATGTGTTGAACACCTTCGCTCAGGCATACAAGAAAAGCCTGTATAACACCGTAATACGACAGAACAACCAGCATAAAAATACCTGCACACTGATTAACCCCAAAGTTACCCATGTTATAATTAATCAACGCGGCACCGGGCACTAAAAGACCATAGAGAAGGCCTTTGAAAATTTTTGCTCGAGCTTGAACTTCTTCATCTCGCTTATCTTTATCAATTTCTTTAGATTTTTTGAGAAGGCCATCAAGTTTTATGGTGGCCTCAAGTTCAGCTATTCGAGCTGCTCTTTGTTCCTGTTCATTCAAAATAACCGGTACTTGTTGCTCAGCTGCAGCGCCTCGTTGCCTCAAATTCTGTTGCATTCCAAAGAGTTTTCCCTCTTGCATCCCAAGTCCAATAACGCCGAGTAATAATAACGTACGTGAAAATAATTTAACCATGATAACCCCCATATCTTCCATATAAACCAAATTTCCAATAAATATTATTATCTATTAGAATAATCAATGAAAAGAGCATAGTCAAATGGGGTAGTGGGTCAATGTTTCAATTTGAAACATTGACCCACTATAATAAGTCAAATAACTCAATAATGTCGTTAATTAAGCTGAATAGCCTGTAAGTTGATCTTCAAGAGCTTTACTAATACGCTCAAGTATCTGACATTGTTTTGTGAGCTCAGCAAGTTTATCTTGTTCTCTTTTAAGAATCGTTTCCTGCTCATAGCAATATTTTAAATCCACAAACATATCACTAATTTCACCAGCCTTAACCGGTAAAACAAGAACCTTGTTACCTTTAATGTAATAATCTTGCAATGTTGCGTCGTATTTTTTTTCTACCAGAAAAATTCCATGATCTTCAGTCTTAATAACAAGCGCATCAATTTTAAACATTGCTTCAACAACAGCAACATCAATTCCATGCTGTTTAAGCGCACGCTTTATTGATAGATACTCTTCTTGGTTGCATTCTTGATCTGCACCAAGGGCACGTAGCTTACTCAAAAGCTTGAGTACTTCAGTACATTTCTTCACTCCAAGTGTACCCGTAGCGTAATACTCAGGAGCCACCACATCATCATTTCCACTCAGAAACCCAAAAGGCGCAAGAGACAATAGCATCATAAGACCAAAAACAATGTTCATAGAATTCCTCATATTAGATAGTTTATTACGGTTTTAACAAGGTTATTAAACTTTTAACACAGTAAAAGCTGGCACAAATTAGCATGACCTCTATAAAATTTCAAGCAATAAATATTCGCCTAATAACCCTATTTCAAGGCGGGCATAACTTATTAGAATCATTCAATTCATTTACATGCTTTACCCATTTAAGATATAAAACAATGTTATTAGATAACAATAACATTACTTGCGCAGGGGGCTGCTTAATGCTTTTATCAATAGTTACTATCTCGCTCTTGCTGAGTCTTTCACCAACCATTGCATTATCCAATAACAACATCGACGCACACGTACAGATGCTCCAGAAAATGATTACATATGGTAATCAAAAAAATAATCTAAAAAAAATACGCCGCCAAAGGAATCACGCTCAAAGAAATAATAAAACGAACGTTAGCGATAATAAGCTGACCCAGCAAGACCTTCTTAACTATGCGTATGCACAATTCAAAAATCCCTCCATTTCAAATAATAATGACCAAGTAGCTGATATTATTCATGACCTAGAAACCAAAAAATTCCAAACAGACCTGCTCTTTGATGGCCTCAGCCAAGCATGTGACATCATGAGCTCTCAAACGAAAAAAGATAAAAAACGTAGATTCTTTAATATACTCGGATTAATTTTTCGCGTTGTTGCTCAAATGACTAAAAAATAAATTAATGAAAGAGTACTTTCTATGATTCCATTCATTAAATCGCTCTCGCTCAAAGGCAAGCGGGTTCTCCTGCGTGCTGACTTAAATGCGCCCATTAAAAATAAACAATTTGTTCATGACTACCGTCTTAAAGCAACTCTTCCTACTATTAATTACATTCAAGAACACGGCGGTAAAGTTATTTTACTTACACACTTAGGACGACCAAAGGATAATAAATTTGATGAAAACCTCTCAACGCGCATTGTCGTCCCTTGGCTTGAAAAACAAGGATACAAAGTTGATTACGAAATTGATTTAATGCAAGCAATTGCCAAAACGCACACACATCACAGCCATATTTTACTTGTCGAAAATCTCCGATTTTTTAGTGGCGAAAAGCACGTCAATATCAATTTTGCTCAGCTTCTAGCGCGCCTGGGAGATCTGTATATCAACGATGCATTTGGCGTTATTCATCGAGCCGACACCTCACTCACGCTGCTCGCCGAACAGTTTTACCCCCAACGCCGAGCCTGCGGGCTTTTGGTTGAAAAAGAGATGCATGAGCTTGCGAATATTCGAGAAAAACCCGAACAACCCTTTGTCATGGTGCTGGGGGGAAGCAAACTTGAAGATAAAATTGGCATGATCGAACAATGTGCTCGTCAAGAGAAAAAACGCCGCATTGCAGTGCTTATTGCAGGTGGCCTTGTTGGACAAATGCTTTTAGCAGCACAAGGAAAAATGCATCCACCTGCAAACTCAACAACCGACGCTCTTGTTCATGCAAAAAAAGCACTTAAGCTTGCACAAGAATTTGAGATCACACTTGCATTACCAAGCGATTTTTTAGTTGTTAACAATGCTATCAGCACACCTGCTCGCATCTGCACCATAGACCAAGTGCCAGCGCAGGCACTGTGTGCCGATATCGGTCCACAAACAATTACTCACTTTAGTGAACTGGTTGCACAAGCAGGTACTATCTTTGCAAATGGCACCATGGGAATCTACGAAGAAGCAGCATACACCGGCGGCACTCACGCTGTTTTTAACGCTATTGCATCATCACCCGCCTACACCGTTATCGGTGGTGGCGATGCCGTAGCTGCAACATTTCAGTACGGACTTACGGATCAAATGGATTATCTTTCAACAGGCGGGGGCGCCACACTGGCGTACTTAGCTGCTCAAAATCCGGAAGAAGATTTACCGGGTCTTAAAGCCCTTTTAGCATAAAAATATACATGGGGAGTAATCGTATGAAACTAGAAATGCGCGCACAACAAAGTGAGCATGAGTTGTTACAAGAATTTGCAACATCAAAAGAACAGGGACTTTCTGACCAAGAGGTCGCACTGCGACAAAAAAAATACGGGCTTAACACCATTACAGCCCAAGAAACTACGTGGTGGCAAATTCTTGTACGGCAATTTGAATCGCCCTTCATGTATATGTTGATGGGCGCAGCACTTCTTTCATTCTTTTTGCAAGATCCTTGGAACACGGTACTCATTCTCCTGTTTGTTGTCCTCTCTGCAACACTGGGCTTTTATCAAGAATTTTATGCCGAAAAAACAATCTCATTGCTCAAAAAATATTTAACAACGAACACACAAGTTCTGCGTAATGGTGTGGTTATTGCCGTGCCAACCGAATCGCTTGTGCCGGGTGATATTGTTATACTCACCGCAGGACGGGCAATCCCGGCTGATGTTCGTTTTTTACAAACCGAGCATGTCTGGATTGATGAATCGGCACTTACCGGAGAGTCGGCCCCCGTACACAAAACACACGAACTCGAAGAAACTGGCCAAACAACTTCACCAGCAACAATTGGACTATGCGGCAGCATGATGACCAGTGGCACCGCGCAAGCTATAGTCATTGGAACAGCAAGTAACACTCAATTTGGCAGCATTGCTTACCTCAGCACTGCAATCACCAGACGAAGCATTTTTGCTCAAGAGATAAATACCTTTAGCCGATTTGTTATGTTCTTTGTTGTGGCAACCATTGGCTGTATTTTTTTTGGTCATCTCTTGATCAAAGGAACACCGATTTCTATTTTTGAACTCGCACTTTTTGCAATTGCTCTTTCGGTAAGCATTATCCCAGAAGCACTTCCCCTGGTCATCACCTTTGCGCTCTCATTTGGAGCGCGACGCATGGCTCAAAAAAATGTCGTTGTTAAAAGACTCTCTGCGATTGAAGATCTTGGCGGCATCGATATTTTATGCAGCGATAAAACGGGAACCATAACCAAAAATCAACTCGATGTGGTGGATGTGTACGCCGATGATCCTGGCTCAACGCTCTTGTATGCAGGACTTACCTGTGAAGAACATATTCTCAATGATGAACAGTCGATTAACTCTTTTGATCTTGCAATTTTAAATCACCTTCCGGCTCAGATGAAAGAAAAATTAAAGAGCTTTAAAATAATTGATCGACTTCCTTTTGACCACAAAGCTCGTTATAACGCAGCACTTGTTACCGACAGCACACAAACGCTTATTATTGTGCGCGGGGCACTTGAATTTGTGACACAACACTGCGAAAAAGAAGATAGTTCTCTACTTAAAAAAACTGATGCCTGGGCACAAGACCAAGGTGTTATTGGCCGGCGCATTATTGGACTTGTGGTCAAACAGGCCCCAGGAGTTACAAAATTAGAATCACTTGAAGGTGTAAAAGATTTTTCCCTTGCAGGGCTCATTGCTTTTGAAGACCCCGTAAAACCAACAGCTCTTGAGGCACTTACCAAGGCACAGCATCTTGGTGTTGCAATCAAGCTCATTACCGGCGATGCGGTAGGCGTTGCCGCAGCCGTTGGCAAAGCGGTTGGCCTTGTGCATTCACCTGATGAGGTGGTAACCGGTCAACAATTTGATGCATTATCTTACGAAGATAAAATGAATGTATGCGAAAATACGGCGGTATTTGCTCGTATCTTACCTGATCAAAAATTTCAGATCATCGAAATTTTACAAAAGACACACAATGTTGGATTTTTAGGTGAAGGAATTAATGACGCCCCCGCGCTTAAAGCCGCGCATATTGGGATTGCAGTACACAACAGTACCGATGTTGCTAAAGATGCAGCAGACATTATCTTGTTACGTAAAAGCTTGAACACCATTGTCGATGGCATCGCCGAAGGGCGACGCGTGATGGAAAATTCGTTCAAATATCTGCGGGGCATGGTAACCTCAAATTTTAGTAACTTTTATACCATCGCCTTTGTTTCGCTGCTCATTGATTATCTACCGATGCTGCCCATTCAGCTTCTGCTTATTAATCTGCTGACTGACTTTCCGCTTATTTCAATCGCAACTGATAATACCGATGCTGCAGAATTAAAGCGTCCCAAACGCGATCGCTTGCATGAAGTGGCATGGCTTGCAGTCTTTTTAGGAATTTTTAGCACGATTTTTGATCTGATGTTTTTGTCGCGATTTTATCACGCAGAACCAGAAATTTTGCGCACCAACTGGTTTATGTACTGCATTTTTACTGGGCTATTGTTCTTCTACTCAATCAGAACAAAAATGTTTATGCTCACCGCAGCTCGACCATCCAACCCACTCATCATCATGTCAACAGCATCGCTGCTCCTGACACTGTGGTTACCGTATACAAGTTTTGGTGCTCATTTTTTCCACTTCGTCCCACCAACGTTTGTGCAGCTACGTTGGACTTTTGGCATAGCGGTTGCCTATGTCATGGGCATGGAAGTCGCTAAGTTGATGTTTTATCGATTCTTTAAGAAAACGACGTAATGTTTAACGCAAGCTCAATAATTAAAAAAATATGCTCCCCTATGGCTTTAAATTATCAAGTTCGCGTTATTTAAAAGAATTTAATAAAACTTTGATGGGAAGCTATGCAATTTATATCACAACTATTTTTAAGTTTTGTTGGTGTTGTGCTGGTAACCAGCAGCGTGGTGCATAGCACTATAAACCCACTCGTATTTAAAAGAGTACTTGGTTGCTTTAGACCAGGTATGGAAGTATATGCGCCAAATTTGGGGCAAGTTGCTCTTAAAATTGGATTAGTAGAAACAATACGGATGTACGGTGTCCAGCCCGGGTTTGAGACCGATGGTAAGCGCAAGTGGATTAATGATAAAGCACCTGATGGTGATCCAGTGGTTGCACTTGCACGCGTGCTATTTCCATCACCAACAGGACAGTTAACTCCTGAAACAAGTTCACTAAAGAATATTGGTCGATATTTGAAAGTGGCTGATATTGCCAATCTCTTGAATTTTTGTAAGAGAATACGAGATATAGAGCAACATGCACAAAATCATAGATTGTTTTACAAAAAAGAAACACCTCAGTCTCAGTATTGGAATAAGAAAAGCTCTGAGAAAAAAGGAAATA is a window encoding:
- a CDS encoding ABC transporter permease; amino-acid sequence: MPSIQNLLVFQYLFAQEKDSNISFMTKICFLGISIGTFALMLTLIITNGFEKVIHEKMQGINAQIIISSPGNQLNYTDIQKTLLHEYPDLLAGISGTTLKQVIIDHNKQQTVLLVKGIDPEQESSVTSLREKIIQTATQSIILDKTTSPALAQVLRENSILIGYKMAQEHRLKVGQSIDVLIPEPTGKRRIALSKKKVIIGGIFKVGLEEYDNNLAFASLSWLGKTFDEQGVDAITIKLKTNEQTIWSKIKNIFLPINHEQQAIQELKTRLPHLTINSWKDLYPALVSSLKLEKYVMFFILALITLVASMNMISLLFMQIQQKQRDIAILKVMGLSQRKIRGIFLRLGLLITLLASTCGLLLAFIAGYILEHYPYIELPDVYYVSYLPARIDGEIFIVVFIATMLLGFCATWFPAQRAQRINIAQVLRHQ
- the pgk gene encoding phosphoglycerate kinase encodes the protein MIPFIKSLSLKGKRVLLRADLNAPIKNKQFVHDYRLKATLPTINYIQEHGGKVILLTHLGRPKDNKFDENLSTRIVVPWLEKQGYKVDYEIDLMQAIAKTHTHHSHILLVENLRFFSGEKHVNINFAQLLARLGDLYINDAFGVIHRADTSLTLLAEQFYPQRRACGLLVEKEMHELANIREKPEQPFVMVLGGSKLEDKIGMIEQCARQEKKRRIAVLIAGGLVGQMLLAAQGKMHPPANSTTDALVHAKKALKLAQEFEITLALPSDFLVVNNAISTPARICTIDQVPAQALCADIGPQTITHFSELVAQAGTIFANGTMGIYEEAAYTGGTHAVFNAIASSPAYTVIGGGDAVAATFQYGLTDQMDYLSTGGGATLAYLAAQNPEEDLPGLKALLA
- a CDS encoding cation-transporting P-type ATPase translates to MKLEMRAQQSEHELLQEFATSKEQGLSDQEVALRQKKYGLNTITAQETTWWQILVRQFESPFMYMLMGAALLSFFLQDPWNTVLILLFVVLSATLGFYQEFYAEKTISLLKKYLTTNTQVLRNGVVIAVPTESLVPGDIVILTAGRAIPADVRFLQTEHVWIDESALTGESAPVHKTHELEETGQTTSPATIGLCGSMMTSGTAQAIVIGTASNTQFGSIAYLSTAITRRSIFAQEINTFSRFVMFFVVATIGCIFFGHLLIKGTPISIFELALFAIALSVSIIPEALPLVITFALSFGARRMAQKNVVVKRLSAIEDLGGIDILCSDKTGTITKNQLDVVDVYADDPGSTLLYAGLTCEEHILNDEQSINSFDLAILNHLPAQMKEKLKSFKIIDRLPFDHKARYNAALVTDSTQTLIIVRGALEFVTQHCEKEDSSLLKKTDAWAQDQGVIGRRIIGLVVKQAPGVTKLESLEGVKDFSLAGLIAFEDPVKPTALEALTKAQHLGVAIKLITGDAVGVAAAVGKAVGLVHSPDEVVTGQQFDALSYEDKMNVCENTAVFARILPDQKFQIIEILQKTHNVGFLGEGINDAPALKAAHIGIAVHNSTDVAKDAADIILLRKSLNTIVDGIAEGRRVMENSFKYLRGMVTSNFSNFYTIAFVSLLIDYLPMLPIQLLLINLLTDFPLISIATDNTDAAELKRPKRDRLHEVAWLAVFLGIFSTIFDLMFLSRFYHAEPEILRTNWFMYCIFTGLLFFYSIRTKMFMLTAARPSNPLIIMSTASLLLTLWLPYTSFGAHFFHFVPPTFVQLRWTFGIAVAYVMGMEVAKLMFYRFFKKTT